A genomic region of Spartobacteria bacterium contains the following coding sequences:
- a CDS encoding IS3 family transposase, whose protein sequence is MGLRSSGAVRGRQPQMDAEKQPSSNRSSRLSGGSASVPERAMNIASVAPGPQTSVPHPQHKKYPYLLRNVPILRPDQVWCTDITYLPMARGHLFLVAILDWYSRHVLSWRLSNTCDVGFCLDALADALATGRKPEIFNSDQGAQFTSEDFTVRLLEQGIRISMDGKGRALDNVIVERFWRNVKYEHVYLHAAANGLELYRGLKNYMDFYCHRRIHEALQYAIPAEVYAARKTA, encoded by the coding sequence ATGGGACTTCGGTCAAGCGGGGCTGTCCGGGGCAGGCAACCACAGATGGACGCGGAAAAACAACCATCCTCCAACAGGAGCTCACGGCTTTCTGGAGGGTCGGCCTCAGTGCCAGAACGGGCCATGAACATTGCCTCGGTCGCGCCGGGCCCGCAGACCAGCGTGCCGCATCCGCAGCACAAAAAATACCCGTATTTGCTGAGGAACGTGCCCATTTTGCGGCCGGACCAGGTCTGGTGCACGGACATCACCTACCTGCCCATGGCGCGGGGACACCTGTTCCTCGTGGCCATCCTGGACTGGTACAGCCGGCACGTGCTGTCGTGGCGGCTTTCAAACACCTGCGACGTCGGATTCTGCCTGGACGCGCTGGCCGACGCGTTGGCGACCGGACGCAAGCCCGAGATCTTCAACAGCGACCAGGGCGCGCAGTTCACCAGCGAGGACTTCACGGTACGTTTGCTGGAACAGGGGATCCGGATCAGCATGGATGGAAAGGGCCGGGCGTTGGACAACGTGATCGTCGAACGCTTTTGGCGCAACGTGAAGTACGAGCACGTGTATCTGCATGCGGCGGCCAACGGGCTGGAACTGTACCGGGGGCTGAAGAACTACATGGATTTCTACTGCCATCGACGCATTCACGAAGCGCTGCAGTACGCCATCCCGGCCGAAGTCTACGCGGCGAGAAAAACCGCATGA
- a CDS encoding nucleotidyltransferase domain-containing protein — MTSSQIQNAVSAVLPKIVAQVAPLKVFLFGSAIHQKPAAVHDLDFLVVVPDRTRPAAVADRLNVGVRDKPMPCDFLVATPSLLAKHRHRRDSVYAAALAEGRQIYAR; from the coding sequence ATGACCAGCAGCCAAATCCAAAACGCCGTTTCAGCCGTGCTGCCGAAAATCGTCGCTCAGGTCGCACCCCTCAAGGTGTTTCTTTTCGGGTCGGCGATTCACCAAAAACCCGCTGCCGTCCACGATCTGGATTTTCTGGTGGTCGTTCCCGACCGCACCCGGCCCGCCGCCGTCGCGGACCGGCTCAACGTGGGGGTGCGCGACAAACCCATGCCGTGCGACTTTCTAGTCGCCACGCCCTCCCTTTTGGCCAAACATCGCCATCGCCGGGATTCCGTTTATGCCGCCGCTTTGGCCGAAGGCCGTCAAATCTATGCCCGATAA